CATAATATCCCCAGTTATTTTGATCTATTTTTGGAAATTCAGAAATAGTAAGCGATTCCATAAGGGATTTCTAGGGATTTCTGAAGTAAGTTATTTATCTTATTATGTTATTATTAATCAAGGATTTCTTATATAGCTAGAACGACCCTCACAAATTGCGAATACTAATTTGTTAAGAATTAATCGGATTGAGGATATGGCGTCATCATTCGCTGGAATTGAAATATCTGCGAGATCGGGGTCACAATTTGTATCGGTTAAACAAATTGTTGGAATTCCTAAAGTAATACACTCTCGCAGGGCCGTATATTCTTCGTGCTGATCCACGATGATTACAATATCGGGTACCCCTGTCATATATTTAATCCCGCCCAGATATGTTTGCAAGCGAGATAATTGTCTTTTCAACATAGCTGCATCTCTTTTCGGGAGACGGTTGAGTCTCCCTGTTTTTTGTTCCATTCTCAAGTCCCTGAACTTATGAAGTCTTGTTTCTGTAGTGGACCAATTCGTTAACATACCGCCAAGCCATTTTTTATTAACATAATGACACCGGGCCCTTATTGCAGCCCACTCTACTGAATCAGCTGCTTTATTTTTGGTACCAACAATTAAGAATTGTTTTCCCCTACTTGCTGCGTCAAAAACTAAATCACAAGCTTCTGATAAAAAACGAGCAGTTCTAGTAAGATTTGTAATATGAATACCCTTACGCTTTGCAGAGATATAAGGCGCCATTTTAGGATTCCATTTCCTAGTACCATGACCAAAATGAACTCCTGCCTCCATCATCTCTTCCAAATTTATGTTCCAATATCTTCTTGTCATTTCTCCCCACAACCTCCCCCCCTTTTTTTATTCTTTTTCAAAAAAAAAAAGAGACGAGGAACCCTGAACTGAAATAAATAATTGTTCCGATGGAACCTTCTCTTCTACTGTAGATTGGACGTAGATACACGACCCAAACCATTATTCTTTTCTATTCATTATTCTTTTTATTACCAAAGCAAATAACCATACCAAATGCAGATAGCGAAAGAGACGAATCCGTTGTTAGGAATCATTAAATCCTATAAATGATTGTTCGGGTATGTCGTGGAATTTTTTTGAAAGACAAGAATCAAATAATTTTCTGTGGTGGAACAAAATATCTCTCATCTCCCCCTCGAATAGATTTGTTTTTTTTGTTTCCAAAGGAATGTTGTTATGTTGTTTTGAAGGGTGCACTAATCCCTTGAATCCGGTACCAACGGGTATCACCCCCCCCAAAACAACGTTCTCTTTCAGGCCTTTCAACCAATCGATACGACCCCGGAGAGCCGCTTTTGCTAAAACTCGAGCAGTTTCTTGAAAACTTGCTTCAGATATGAAACTTTGAGTATTGAGAGATGCTCTTGTTATTCCCAATAAGACGACTCGGTAACAGATCGCTTCTTCCAAAGCGCGCCCCATTCGTTCTGCTCGCAACAATCCAATAAGTTCTCCGGGTGAAAAAACATTAGACATTCCATCTTCTGAAATCAACACTTTTGATGTTATTTGACGTACAATAATTTCTATATGCCTATTATGAATCTGCACCCCCTGGGAGCGATAAACCTGTTGGATTTTATTAACCAAAGAGATTCGGCTTTGCGCTATAGTTAGCTCAGCACCAATCAAGAATCCCCAAGGAATTCCAAGAATTCTTGGTATACATTTGTTCCAACCCTCAACCCTCTTTTCTAGATTCATGGATATTGAATCAATCGAACGCACTTCTAAGACCTGTTCTACTTTTGGAAGACCCTGTGTTATATCACCAGATCTCGATTTTTCATATATAAATGTAACTAATGTATCTCCTTCGTAAAGGGTTTCCCCATAATGGCCATGAACAGTTGCTCCGGGGGTGGCCAAATAAGGCTTAGCTGATCGTATCACTATCGAGTCAACTTGAACAAGTATAACTTGACCCGATTTGAGGGGCGGTCCATTTTTGGCTATACATACATTTTCACAAATAAACTGTCCAAGACTAATTATTTTAGATGTCTCTGCACAATAATAGTGATGGAGAAAAGACCAATTCAAATTGAATGGATTTAAAATAATGTTACGGCATGGATCGGGATTAAAAATTTTTCCATTTTCATCCATTAAATAATATTTTAATTTAATCACTTGAAAAGTCTGTTTTAAATTGTCAAGTTGCAAATATTTAGTTACTAAGATCTGATTATGAGTTATTAAATGGTAAGATGAATAAAAATTCTCAATTGGAAGGCATGTTCCTAAAGGGCCCAATGAATTCCTAATTGGAATTAGGGGATCTTTTTTAATTGATTCTTTTATCACACTGTGATATTTTACATCTTTGAATGGCTCCATTCGAGAACAATTGGCTGCTGACAAAATTATCAACGACTGACATTCCTTATTTCTATTCAACAACGTATGAATAGTTCCTTGAGGTTGGTTAAGAGATTGTTGAATTTTTGCCTTGGAATAGGAATAAATAGCAGAAAAGGGATTGATATTGGTACAATCCGATCCATTATCAGAGAGCAATCCTGACCCCGACGGATCATTCCTTTTTCCGATATACGAAATAGGGGATTTCACTAAGTTGATTTTTAGGAAATGTCGAATCAAACCATTTGTCCTTATTTCAACAAAAGAAGCACGGGCTTCTTCGCAAGAAGAACTTTTTTTGTCTTGGTTCCAATTCAATACTAAACAAGTCCGAACTAATTGAATACTTGTGTCAGAAATTCCTCGAATCGGTTTGCCATTTCCATAAAGGATATAATTGACAATTCGAAGTTGCACATTATCCCTTTCCTGCAATGGATCCGGTGGAAAAAGGGTTCCTAAATTTATACCGTCCGTTATTTCATATGTGACGACAGGTCGAACTAAAACAAAAAACCTTTTCTTACTAGGTGTAATTCGTTGGACATAGATCCAATTTTGAACTTTTTTGTATTCCTTGGAATTTCTTTTTCCTGTTCCTGGTGGTATCAAAACGCCGGTATGCCTGGATATCTTATCCGTCTCTCCAGGAAAATGGATATCTCCAGAAAAGATTTTCAGTTCAATTCGTTTTTTTTTTCTCTCCACCCGGACCAACCCACCGACTCGGCTTCTTAGATTTAAGGTGATTTGTGTATCGACCCCAACGATACTATTGTTCCGTACCATTAGGGAAGAAGATCCGGGCAAGATATGCACCTCTTCAGGAATGAAAAAAAATCGATCTACTTTCATTTGGTATTTTGGCCTAAATTCCTTGACTCCTCGATACTCAATCAAATCCTCTTTTTTGATGACTGAATGCGTTTCTATAGTCCCATATTTAATAATGCCCGAACTCTTTCTTCTGTATCGAGGATCATCGAAATAAGCAAGAATACTATTTCGACGGAAAATACCATTTACGGGGATTTCAATCGAGATACCTGAACAGGGCATTAGTTCATTCTCGAGTTCTTGAATCGAGTGTAGTGGAATGATGAATTTATTTCTTCGCCTTTTTGACAATAAAGCAGAATTCCCGTGAAGAATAGGCGAATATACGAGATTATACTGGCCAGTACATATGATTCGATTAAGGTCTGAATAATCAGGAATCCTATCTTCTTTTTGACCATAAAAATCCGAACTAAACAATTTCTGCCTCGCCTGATCATTGGTTACTGAGAGGTTAGAAGTATATCTTCGCTTGCCAGAAAGAGAATGCGCATTCATTTGATCCTGATCCTTGTGGATCGAAAGGTAGACTAGACTGGACCTGCACGGCCCTCCTAATAATATCCATAAATGACTTGTTTTTGGTAATAGATGAACATTACCATATGTAAATTCGGGTGCATGATAGACATCGGTACTCCAGTGCATTTCTCCGTCTGAATCAGAATAAATATGTTTTCGAACCTTCTCTTTAAAATTCAAAGTGGATATTCCTGCGCGAATCTCAGCAATTACTTGTTCTGATTCTACGTATTGATCGTTTTGAACTAAAAGCAAACTTTTGGGTGGAATATTCACATTATGTAGAATATCTTCACTCTCAATAGTTACATACAAGTCTATAGAACATAGAAAGGCGGGATGCCCATGACGTGTACGTGTCGGATGAACCAAGTCCTCATTGAATTTTATTTTTCCATTAGATGGGGCTCGCACATGTTCTGCAGTACCCCCCGTGAATACTCCTCCGGTATGAAAAGTTCGTAATGTTAATTGAGTACCCGGTTCTCCAATCGATTGACCTGCAATAATACCTACAGCTTCCCCCAATTCAACCAGGTCGCCATGAGTAGGACTACGCCCATAACATAATCGACAAATCCAAGATGTACTCCTACAAGTAAAGGGAGTTCGAATAGAGATTGGTTGTGCCCGAAAGGTTATGAATCGATTTACAAGTCCAATGCCAATGGCTTGGTTTCTAGTGGCAATACATCGTGAACCCATGTATATATCATCTGCTAATACACGGCCAATTAATGTTTGACTAAAAATCCTTTCCGGCATTATCCCATTCCGAGGACTCACAGAAATACCCCGGGCGGTGCCACAATCCGTTCGACGTACAACAATGTGTTGAACTACTTCAACAAGTCTGCGAGTGAGATATCCAGCGTCTGATGTTCGTACAGCAGTATCCACAACTCCTTTACGGGCTCCGTAGCAAGAAATGATGTATTCTGTTAAAGAGAGTCCTTCGCGTAAATTGCTTTGAATAGGTAAATCAATCATTTGTCCTTGAGGATCCGACATTAATCCTCTCATACCTACTAATTGATGTACCTGAGATGCATTTCCTCGAGCTCCCGAGAAAGACATTATATGAACTGGATTAAAAGGGTCAGTCATCCTAAAATTCGGATTCATTTCTTGGCGCAAATATTCACTTGTAGCATACCATATTTCAATGGATTGACGTAATTTTTCTACCGCGTGTACATTTCCATACTGATGGTGTTTTTCCAAAATCAAACTTTGTTGTTCAGCATCTTGAACTAGCCATCCCTTAGAAGGTATTGTTAAAAGATCATCAATTCCTAATGAAATGGATGTAGCAGTAGCTTGTTGGAACCCCAGAGTTTTTACTTGATCCAGGATATGTGATGTATATGCCATTCCGAAGTGCTCTATTAATCTACTAATAAGTCGTTTCATGGCAGTTCCGTCTATCGCTTTATTGTGAAAGACCAGATTGGCCCGTTCTGCCATAAGTACCTCCATATTCCGCTGAGTAGGATTCGACAATGGGTTTGAGTCGGTGATTGTAAAACTTCCTTTTATCGATCTTGATTCGCGTATAAATTCCGGAACTATGGACCTAGCTGAACCGGAGAGCCCCGAAGTCCCACGGTATCATAGAATTAGGTAGCATATGAATAGGCCCGAGAAAACCCCTGTATAGCTTCTTCGATTTCTCGATAAAGAGCAATATGACCAACAGTGGTTCGAATGTATATAAAAAGTATTTTTTTTTTTAGACTTCTTACTATTAGATAGTGTCCATAAATCTCATAAAAAGTACCTAAAGATTCATAGTGAACTTCGATGGGAGTTTCTCTTGAAGCAATAACGCGTTGATCTAGTCGCCACCGGAGCCACAAAGGACTATCTAAATTGATTCGTTTCTGCCGATAAGCCCCAATTGCATCATAGGAATTCGAAAAAAAGGGTTCTTTCGTATACTTATAGTAACTATTGTCACTTCTTTTTTGATTTTGATAGTTTCTGCGATTACATGGATTATATCTATTTACACAAATACCTCGATGATTTCCGCTCGTTAATACATAGAGTCCAATAAGCATATCTTGCGTTGGCACGGAAATGGGATCCCCAATAGCCGGAGACAAAAGATTCATATGAGAAAACATAAGTAAACGGGCCTCTACTTGAGCCTCCAAGGATAAAGGTACATGAACAGCCATTTGATCTCCATCAAAATCGGCATTGAATCCCTTGCAAACTAATGGATGTAAACAAATAGCGCGCCCCTCCACTAAAACGGGCTGGAATGCCTGTATGCCTAATCTATGCAGCGTAGGTGCTCTATTCAGCAATACAGGGTGTCCCTGCATAACTTCTTGAAGGATTTCCCATACAATCGGCTCTTTTTCTCGAATTTTACTCTTAGCAACTCCTATGTTCGAAGCAAGATGTTGTCTAATTAGACCACGAATTACAAATGTCTGGAAAAGTTCTATTGCTATTTCACGAGGCAATCCACATCGATGTAATGAAAGTGAAGGACCCACGACAATGACAGAACGTCCTGAATAATCGACTCGTTTACCAAGCAGAGTCTCACGAAATCTTCCCTCTTTGCCTTCAATTACATCAGAAAATGACTTGTAAACTTTATTATGACCGTCCCTCATTGGTTGTCCCCGGATTCCATTATCAAGAAGTGTATCCACGGCTTCTTGTACTAATTTCTCCTGACACATTACTAATTCTCCTGGCGTAGATCTACTTGTTGTTAATAGATCGGTAAGGGTATTGTTCCGATAGATAACTCTTCTATAGAGTTCATTAATATCTGAGCTCATTAGTTTACCCCCATCTATCTGAATGATCGGTCTCAACTCAGGAGGAAGAACTGGTAATAGACACAAAACCATCCATTCGGGCTCTATATTTGTTCGAATAAAATGCTTAGCCAATTCCACGCGTCTAACCAAAAAGTCCTTTCTTCTTCCAACTTTTCGATCTTCCCATTCATTCCCTGTGTGCCCTTCTTCCCCCAACTCTTCCCATTCTACCAACGAATTCTCTATAATAATTCGTAAATCTAGATCGGCTAATTGTTCTCGGATAGCACCTGCGCCAGTAGAGATTTCTCGATTGCGAAATGTATCGAAACCCTGGGTAGTAAAAAAAAGTGGGATGCTGTATTTCCAAGATTGGATTTCATATTCGAATAAACCTCGTAATCGTAAGAAAGTGGGCTTTTTAGTTATGGGCCTAGCAAAAGAAAAATTGGGATAGGATTCTATAGGATCTCCCCCCCTTCAAAATCGGACGTGAAAGTTTCCTTTCATCCGGCTCAAGTAGGTACACCAAATAAGGAAAGGAGTTCTCGTTTTCAAACTCTAAAAAATCCCAAAATAAAAAGGTCTACTCCTTACTCAAGTTCCCAGTGAAGACGAAACAAGATTTCAGTGATTCCGTCTTCTATTAATTCTTTATTCAAATTCAATTCCAACAAATAAAATAGAAAATTCTTGAGTAGTCTACTTCCCTTTGAATGATAAATCCCTTAACTCTTAATAATTAAAGGAATACCTTGGAACCCATAAGGGATTTACTTGTCTATATATTGTTCCATTCGATCCTTTAGGTCCCGACTTCACCTCGATGGTTAGGCCACCACGCCCCTAAAGTCTATACGCGATACATAGACTCCTGGAACCATGACATATTTGCTTACTTAAACATAATTTCTTTCCACGAAAAGAAGAGAAATGGTTCATTACACAAA
The DNA window shown above is from Solanum lycopersicum chloroplast, complete genome and carries:
- the rpoC2 gene encoding RNA polymerase beta' subunit codes for the protein MEVLMAERANLVFHNKAIDGTAMKRLISRLIEHFGMAYTSHILDQVKTLGFQQATATSISLGIDDLLTIPSKGWLVQDAEQQSLILEKHHQYGNVHAVEKLRQSIEIWYATSEYLRQEMNPNFRMTDPFNPVHIMSFSGARGNASQVHQLVGMRGLMSDPQGQMIDLPIQSNLREGLSLTEYIISCYGARKGVVDTAVRTSDAGYLTRRLVEVVQHIVVRRTDCGTARGISVSPRNGIMPERIFSQTLIGRVLADDIYMGSRCIATRNQAIGIGLVNRFITFRAQPISIRTPFTCRSTSWICRLCYGRSPTHGDLVELGEAVGIIAGQSIGEPGTQLTLRTFHTGGVFTGGTAEHVRAPSNGKIKFNEDLVHPTRTRHGHPAFLCSIDLYVTIESEDILHNVNIPPKSLLLVQNDQYVESEQVIAEIRAGISTLNFKEKVRKHIYSDSDGEMHWSTDVYHAPEFTYGNVHLLPKTSHLWILLGGPCRSSLVYLSIHKDQDQMNAHSLSGKRRYTSNLSVTNDQARQKLFSSDFYGQKEDRIPDYSDLNRIICTGQYNLVYSPILHGNSALLSKRRRNKFIIPLHSIQELENELMPCSGISIEIPVNGIFRRNSILAYFDDPRYRRKSSGIIKYGTIETHSVIKKEDLIEYRGVKEFRPKYQMKVDRFFFIPEEVHILPGSSSLMVRNNSIVGVDTQITLNLRSRVGGLVRVERKKKRIELKIFSGDIHFPGETDKISRHTGVLIPPGTGKRNSKEYKKVQNWIYVQRITPSKKRFFVLVRPVVTYEITDGINLGTLFPPDPLQERDNVQLRIVNYILYGNGKPIRGISDTSIQLVRTCLVLNWNQDKKSSSCEEARASFVEIRTNGLIRHFLKINLVKSPISYIGKRNDPSGSGLLSDNGSDCTNINPFSAIYSYSKAKIQQSLNQPQGTIHTLLNRNKECQSLIILSAANCSRMEPFKDVKYHSVIKESIKKDPLIPIRNSLGPLGTCLPIENFYSSYHLITHNQILVTKYLQLDNLKQTFQVIKLKYYLMDENGKIFNPDPCRNIILNPFNLNWSFLHHYYCAETSKIISLGQFICENVCIAKNGPPLKSGQVILVQVDSIVIRSAKPYLATPGATVHGHYGETLYEGDTLVTFIYEKSRSGDITQGLPKVEQVLEVRSIDSISMNLEKRVEGWNKCIPRILGIPWGFLIGAELTIAQSRISLVNKIQQVYRSQGVQIHNRHIEIIVRQITSKVLISEDGMSNVFSPGELIGLLRAERMGRALEEAICYRVVLLGITRASLNTQSFISEASFQETARVLAKAALRGRIDWLKGLKENVVLGGVIPVGTGFKGLVHPSKQHNNIPLETKKTNLFEGEMRDILFHHRKLFDSCLSKKFHDIPEQSFIGFNDS
- the rps2 gene encoding ribosomal protein S2, yielding MTRRYWNINLEEMMEAGVHFGHGTRKWNPKMAPYISAKRKGIHITNLTRTARFLSEACDLVFDAASRGKQFLIVGTKNKAADSVEWAAIRARCHYVNKKWLGGMLTNWSTTETRLHKFRDLRMEQKTGRLNRLPKRDAAMLKRQLSRLQTYLGGIKYMTGVPDIVIIVDQHEEYTALRECITLGIPTICLTDTNCDPDLADISIPANDDAISSIRLILNKLVFAICEGRSSYIRNP
- the rpoC1 gene encoding RNA polymerase beta subunit, with protein sequence MNNNFSSMIDRYKHQQLRIGSVSPQQISAWATKILPNGEIVGEVTKPYTFHYKTNKPEKDGLFCERIFGPIKSGICACGNYRVIGDEKEDPKFCEQCGVEFVDSRIRRYQMGYIKLACPVTHVWYLKRLPSYIANLLDKPLKELEGLVYCDFSFARPITKKPTFLRLRGLFEYEIQSWKYSIPLFFTTQGFDTFRNREISTGAGAIREQLADLDLRIIIENSLVEWEELGEEGHTGNEWEDRKVGRRKDFLVRRVELAKHFIRTNIEPEWMVLCLLPVLPPELRPIIQIDGGKLMSSDINELYRRVIYRNNTLTDLLTTSRSTPGELVMCQEKLVQEAVDTLLDNGIRGQPMRDGHNKVYKSFSDVIEGKEGRFRETLLGKRVDYSGRSVIVVGPSLSLHRCGLPREIAIELFQTFVIRGLIRQHLASNIGVAKSKIREKEPIVWEILQEVMQGHPVLLNRAPTLHRLGIQAFQPVLVEGRAICLHPLVCKGFNADFDGDQMAVHVPLSLEAQVEARLLMFSHMNLLSPAIGDPISVPTQDMLIGLYVLTSGNHRGICVNRYNPCNRRNYQNQKRSDNSYYKYTKEPFFSNSYDAIGAYRQKRINLDSPLWLRWRLDQRVIASRETPIEVHYESLGTFYEIYGHYLIVRSLKKKILFIYIRTTVGHIALYREIEEAIQGFSRAYSYAT